In one Streptomyces venezuelae genomic region, the following are encoded:
- a CDS encoding streptophobe family protein, which translates to MQAEERNGESRGVRWGDVLLSAIAAVSWALVGMAGTAALALHLLGADEVAALGPLTAATVALGAGGSVTPSGDVSAFGLDDAEATTTVDIAPLGVGLVGALLLAHFFLRSLRGAGVVIAPAELLARAGAVIALSLGMLAGLAWAGHDVITIDGKQLGIDKGIEKGIDELPGGIGDKLPGGIGDIGGLLPDRLGDLVAAKASVGFTVDTGPTLLGGAVWVTGVLLVALLASRRTPLPRALDGLHRVVRPAVSALVTVVLVAVAAGLAAAAYAMIGDDHPKRIAGAALLGAPNGVWLGLPVGLFVPWDGKATGALTRFLPDPVDDLLTGPSDKALTLGRLAELDGRVWLLGVAAAMAMLFAGVLTAVRTPRLRDTLSTAGFAGRCGVRLGIVTALGLPLLVWLTEISADASLSVFGFDAFGAGIELHGRLGMAAVLGAAWGFGAGVVGAVLAVLTGAAGGRTAPLALASGAGGLPAGKGSAVRVGQGSDVPAGSGAGGAWDQGPPGPGRPGPAGPAGSGAGPYAPGRPYRPPNPETNPYLRTDGGPGGASGPAGSAGSGGSGGRTGSAGRSGSTGPTGPMGTPEPPREAPTTSPSDSSPSNQDVSGAPTVLGPVVPPPPPPRRRSRSRSADWPPPPPPPPPPPKTPRRPD; encoded by the coding sequence ATGCAGGCCGAGGAACGGAACGGCGAGAGCCGGGGCGTGCGGTGGGGCGATGTACTGCTCTCCGCGATCGCCGCGGTCAGTTGGGCGCTGGTGGGCATGGCGGGGACGGCCGCGCTCGCCCTGCACCTGCTCGGCGCGGACGAGGTCGCCGCGCTCGGGCCGTTGACGGCGGCCACCGTCGCGCTGGGCGCGGGGGGTTCGGTCACGCCGTCCGGCGACGTCTCGGCGTTCGGTCTGGACGACGCCGAGGCGACCACGACAGTCGATATTGCGCCACTCGGTGTGGGTTTGGTCGGAGCGCTCCTGCTCGCCCACTTCTTCCTGCGCTCCCTGCGCGGGGCTGGCGTCGTCATCGCACCCGCCGAACTCCTCGCGCGCGCGGGCGCGGTGATCGCCCTCTCCCTCGGGATGCTCGCGGGGCTCGCCTGGGCCGGCCACGACGTCATCACGATCGACGGCAAGCAGCTCGGCATCGACAAAGGGATCGAGAAAGGCATCGACGAGCTGCCGGGCGGCATCGGCGACAAGCTGCCCGGTGGGATCGGGGACATCGGCGGGCTGCTGCCGGACCGGCTCGGGGACCTCGTGGCGGCGAAGGCGTCGGTCGGGTTCACCGTCGACACGGGTCCGACGCTGCTCGGCGGCGCGGTCTGGGTGACCGGTGTCCTGCTCGTCGCCCTCCTCGCGTCGCGGCGCACGCCGTTGCCCCGGGCCCTGGACGGCCTGCACCGGGTGGTGCGTCCTGCCGTCTCCGCGCTGGTCACGGTGGTGCTGGTGGCGGTCGCCGCGGGGCTCGCCGCGGCGGCGTACGCGATGATCGGCGACGACCATCCGAAGCGGATCGCGGGCGCGGCGCTGCTCGGGGCGCCGAACGGGGTGTGGCTCGGCCTGCCGGTCGGCCTCTTCGTCCCCTGGGACGGCAAGGCGACGGGCGCGCTCACGCGCTTCCTGCCGGACCCGGTGGACGACCTCCTGACGGGCCCCTCCGACAAGGCGCTCACACTCGGGCGGCTGGCCGAGCTCGACGGCCGGGTCTGGCTGTTGGGCGTCGCGGCGGCCATGGCGATGTTGTTCGCGGGGGTCCTGACGGCTGTACGCACACCACGCCTCCGGGACACCTTGTCCACGGCCGGGTTCGCGGGGCGGTGCGGGGTCCGCCTCGGAATCGTGACGGCACTGGGGCTGCCGCTCCTGGTGTGGCTGACGGAGATCTCGGCGGACGCCTCGCTCTCCGTGTTCGGCTTCGACGCGTTCGGCGCGGGGATCGAGCTCCACGGACGACTGGGGATGGCGGCGGTGCTGGGGGCGGCGTGGGGGTTCGGGGCGGGGGTCGTGGGGGCGGTGCTCGCGGTGCTCACGGGGGCGGCGGGCGGCCGGACCGCCCCATTGGCCCTCGCCTCCGGCGCGGGGGGTCTCCCTGCGGGGAAGGGGTCCGCGGTGCGGGTTGGTCAGGGGTCGGATGTGCCTGCGGGTTCGGGGGCGGGTGGGGCTTGGGATCAAGGTCCCCCCGGGCCTGGGCGTCCAGGTCCGGCCGGGCCTGCGGGTTCGGGGGCGGGGCCGTACGCGCCGGGGCGGCCGTACCGGCCACCCAACCCTGAGACGAACCCGTACTTGCGCACGGATGGGGGGCCGGGGGGCGCTTCGGGTCCGGCGGGGTCTGCGGGGTCTGGGGGGTCCGGGGGCCGCACGGGGTCCGCTGGGCGCAGCGGGTCTACGGGCCCCACGGGCCCCATGGGTACGCCGGAGCCCCCGCGGGAGGCGCCCACTACTTCGCCCTCCGACTCTTCGCCCTCCAACCAGGACGTCTCCGGAGCCCCCACCGTTCTGGGCCCGGTGGTTCCTCCTCCCCCACCGCCCCGACGCCGCTCACGCTCACGCTCCGCGGACTGGCCACCCCCACCTCCGCCTCCGCCACCACCCCCCAAGACCCCACGAAGGCCCGACTGA
- a CDS encoding chaplin encodes MKNLKKAAAVTMVAGGLVAAGAGMASAHGGAHADGVAKNSPGVVSGNLVQAPVHVPVNVCGNTVTVIGGLNPVFGNVCKNL; translated from the coding sequence GTGAAGAACCTGAAGAAGGCCGCTGCCGTCACGATGGTGGCCGGCGGCCTGGTTGCGGCCGGCGCCGGCATGGCTTCCGCCCACGGTGGCGCGCACGCCGACGGAGTCGCCAAGAACTCGCCCGGCGTCGTCTCGGGCAACCTGGTCCAGGCTCCGGTCCACGTCCCGGTGAACGTCTGCGGCAACACCGTCACCGTCATCGGCGGCCTCAACCCGGTGTTCGGCAACGTCTGCAAGAACCTCTGA
- the serB gene encoding phosphoserine phosphatase SerB: MSASQPPQPADIPTLLVKIFGKDRPGITAGLFDTLAAYSVDVVDIEQVVTRGRIVLCALVTEPPAGLEGDLRATVHSWAESMKMQAEIISGIGDNRPRGLGRSLVTVLGHPLTSESTAAIAASITATGGNIDRIFRLAKYPVTAVEFAVSGTETEPLRTALAIEAARLGVDVAVVSAGLHRRAQRLVVMDVDSTLIQDEVIELFAAHAGCEAEVAGVTAAAMRGELDFEQSLHARVALLAGLDASVVDKVRSEVRLTPGARTLIRTLKRLGYQVGVVSGGFTQVTDDLKERLGLDFAQANTLEIVDGKLTGKVTGEIVDRAGKARLLRRFATEAGVPLEQTVAIGDGANDLDMLNAAGLGVAFNAKPLVREAAHTAVNVPFLDTVLYLLGITREEVEAADTHAD, translated from the coding sequence ATGAGTGCTTCGCAGCCCCCTCAGCCCGCCGACATCCCGACGCTCCTCGTCAAGATCTTCGGCAAGGACCGCCCCGGCATCACCGCCGGCCTCTTCGACACCCTCGCCGCCTACTCCGTCGACGTCGTCGACATCGAGCAGGTCGTCACCCGTGGCCGGATCGTGCTGTGTGCGCTCGTGACCGAGCCGCCCGCCGGTCTGGAGGGTGACCTGCGCGCCACCGTCCACAGCTGGGCGGAGTCCATGAAGATGCAGGCCGAGATCATCTCGGGCATCGGCGACAACCGGCCGCGAGGCCTCGGGCGTTCACTGGTGACCGTCCTCGGCCACCCGCTGACCTCCGAGTCGACGGCGGCGATCGCCGCCAGCATCACCGCCACCGGCGGCAACATCGACCGTATCTTCCGGCTCGCCAAGTACCCGGTCACCGCCGTCGAGTTCGCTGTCTCCGGCACCGAGACGGAGCCGCTGCGCACCGCCCTCGCCATAGAGGCCGCCCGGCTCGGCGTGGACGTCGCGGTCGTGTCGGCGGGCCTGCACCGCCGCGCCCAGCGCCTGGTCGTGATGGACGTCGACTCGACACTCATCCAGGACGAGGTCATCGAACTCTTCGCCGCGCACGCCGGATGCGAGGCCGAGGTCGCCGGGGTGACGGCGGCCGCGATGCGCGGCGAGCTGGACTTCGAGCAGTCGCTGCACGCCCGCGTGGCGCTCCTCGCGGGTCTCGACGCCTCGGTCGTGGACAAGGTCCGCTCCGAGGTCCGGCTCACCCCGGGCGCCCGCACCCTGATCCGCACCCTCAAGCGCCTCGGCTACCAAGTCGGCGTCGTCTCTGGCGGGTTCACTCAGGTCACCGACGATCTGAAGGAACGTCTCGGCCTCGACTTCGCCCAGGCCAACACCCTGGAGATCGTCGACGGCAAGCTCACCGGCAAGGTGACCGGCGAGATCGTCGACCGCGCGGGCAAGGCCCGGCTGCTGCGCCGCTTCGCCACGGAGGCCGGCGTCCCGCTGGAGCAGACCGTCGCGATCGGCGACGGCGCGAACGACCTGGACATGCTGAACGCGGCGGGCCTCGGCGTCGCCTTCAACGCCAAGCCCCTGGTTCGCGAGGCGGCGCACACCGCGGTGAACGTCCCCTTCCTGGACACGGTCCTCTACCTCCTCGGCATCACCCGCGAAGAGGTCGAGGCGGCGGACACACACGCCGACTGA
- a CDS encoding chaplin, translating into MNNIAKKAALAVVAAGLAAGASAGVASATSDAQADGVATKSPGVGSGNLVQVPVDVPVNATGNSVNVIGVLNPAFANHTVNH; encoded by the coding sequence ATGAACAACATCGCCAAGAAGGCCGCCCTGGCCGTCGTCGCCGCCGGTCTCGCCGCGGGCGCGTCCGCCGGAGTCGCCTCCGCCACGTCGGACGCCCAGGCCGACGGTGTCGCCACGAAGTCCCCGGGCGTCGGCTCCGGCAACCTCGTCCAGGTGCCGGTCGACGTCCCGGTCAACGCCACGGGCAACAGCGTGAACGTCATCGGCGTCCTGAACCCGGCGTTCGCCAACCACACGGTGAACCACTGA
- a CDS encoding GAF domain-containing sensor histidine kinase, with product MSQGPRSGLTAVSSALLAMSRHLEVRDVLKTIVASARELLDAEYAALGVPDDHGGFAQFVVDGVSDDQWKAIGPLPRQHGILASMLQKGETVRLGDVREDPRFGGWPSAHPDMSDFLGVPIRSDDETLGALFLANKNCPKLQGMCGFTEDDAELLAILAQHAAIALTNARLYERSRELTIAEERSRLAHELHDAVSQKLFSLRLTAQAATALVDRDPSRAKGELQQVAMLAAEAADELRAAVVELRPAALDEDGLVATLRTHIRVLHRAHSAEVTFESNGVRALPASQEEAMLRVAQEALHNALRHSGAEHVAVLLDKRGAGAALRVVDDGSGFDPRSVRSAGRHLGLVSMRDRASGVGGRLTVESEPGKGTTIEMEVPGG from the coding sequence ATGAGTCAAGGACCCCGATCCGGCCTGACCGCGGTGAGCTCCGCGCTCCTCGCCATGAGCAGGCACCTGGAGGTGCGCGACGTCCTCAAGACGATCGTCGCCTCGGCCCGCGAGCTGCTCGACGCCGAGTACGCCGCGCTGGGGGTCCCGGACGACCACGGCGGCTTCGCCCAGTTCGTCGTCGACGGCGTCAGCGACGATCAGTGGAAGGCCATCGGCCCTCTGCCCCGGCAGCACGGCATCCTCGCCTCGATGCTGCAGAAGGGCGAGACCGTCCGCCTCGGCGACGTGCGCGAGGACCCGCGCTTCGGAGGCTGGCCCTCCGCCCACCCGGACATGTCCGACTTCCTGGGCGTGCCCATCCGCTCCGACGACGAGACGCTCGGCGCGCTCTTCCTCGCCAACAAGAACTGCCCCAAGCTCCAGGGCATGTGCGGCTTCACCGAGGACGACGCGGAGCTCCTCGCGATCCTCGCCCAGCACGCGGCCATCGCCCTCACCAACGCCCGTCTGTACGAGCGCAGCCGCGAGCTGACCATCGCCGAGGAGCGCTCCCGCCTCGCCCACGAACTGCACGACGCCGTCAGCCAGAAACTCTTCTCGCTGCGCCTGACGGCCCAGGCCGCCACGGCCCTGGTGGACCGGGACCCGTCCCGCGCCAAGGGCGAACTGCAGCAGGTGGCGATGCTCGCCGCCGAAGCCGCCGACGAACTGCGCGCGGCCGTCGTGGAGCTGCGCCCCGCCGCCCTGGACGAGGACGGCCTGGTGGCCACGTTGCGCACCCACATCCGGGTGCTGCACCGCGCGCACTCCGCCGAGGTCACCTTCGAGAGCAACGGAGTGCGGGCCCTGCCGGCCTCCCAGGAAGAAGCCATGCTGCGGGTCGCCCAGGAGGCCCTGCACAACGCTCTGCGCCACTCCGGCGCCGAGCACGTCGCCGTGCTCCTGGACAAGCGCGGCGCCGGTGCCGCCCTGCGCGTCGTCGACGACGGCTCGGGCTTCGACCCGAGGTCGGTGCGGAGCGCGGGGCGCCACCTCGGCCTGGTCTCCATGCGGGACCGGGCGAGCGGGGTCGGCGGACGGCTGACCGTGGAATCGGAGCCCGGCAAGGGCACGACGATCGAGATGGAGGTGCCCGGTGGCTGA
- a CDS encoding SDR family NAD(P)-dependent oxidoreductase: MPVALITGASKGLGRALGAVLAESGWDLVVDARTEVVLQEAARELSGYGTRVEALPGDVTDAGHRADLVAAARRLGGLDLLVNNASALGAEPLVGLAGLALGGLRSALETNVVAALGLVQEALPLLRESAGAVIDVSSDAAVEAYATWGGYGASKAALDQLSAVLAEEEPGIRVWAVDPGDMRTDLYRAAVPDDDPSGRPRPGSVAPAFLRLLAERPASGRYTVSALSAGVL, from the coding sequence ATGCCGGTAGCACTCATCACAGGGGCTTCGAAGGGGTTGGGGCGCGCGTTGGGCGCGGTGCTCGCGGAGTCCGGCTGGGATCTCGTGGTCGACGCGCGGACCGAAGTGGTCCTGCAAGAGGCGGCGCGCGAACTGAGCGGGTACGGCACGCGCGTAGAGGCGCTGCCCGGGGACGTGACCGACGCGGGGCACCGCGCGGACCTGGTGGCGGCGGCCCGGCGGCTGGGCGGCCTCGATCTGCTGGTGAACAACGCGAGCGCGCTGGGGGCCGAGCCCCTGGTGGGGCTGGCGGGGCTCGCGCTCGGCGGGCTGCGGTCGGCGCTGGAGACGAACGTGGTGGCGGCGCTCGGGCTGGTGCAGGAGGCGTTGCCGTTGTTGCGGGAGTCCGCGGGGGCGGTGATCGACGTCAGTTCCGACGCGGCCGTCGAGGCGTACGCGACGTGGGGCGGGTACGGCGCGTCCAAGGCCGCCCTGGACCAGCTCTCCGCGGTCCTCGCCGAGGAGGAGCCCGGGATCAGGGTGTGGGCGGTGGATCCCGGGGACATGCGGACGGACCTGTACCGGGCCGCCGTGCCGGACGACGATCCGTCCGGGAGGCCGCGTCCCGGGAGCGTGGCGCCGGCCTTCCTGCGGCTGCTCGCCGAGCGGCCCGCCAGTGGGCGCTACACGGTGTCCGCACTGTCGGCGGGTGTCCTGTGA
- a CDS encoding response regulator transcription factor, translating into MADAARNTVNAVDKGAGIRVLLVDDHQVVRRGLRTFLEIQDDIDVVGEASDGAEGVAQAEELKPDVVLMDVKMPGMDGVEALRKLRELANPARVLIVTSFTEQRTVVPALRAGAAGYVYKDVDPDALAGAIRSVHAGHVLLQPEVAGALLSQEETGGGQGRGGSLTEREREVLGLIADGRSNREIARALVLSEKTVKTHVSNILMKLDLADRTQAALWAVRHGVTG; encoded by the coding sequence GTGGCTGACGCGGCGCGCAATACGGTCAACGCGGTCGACAAAGGGGCAGGGATCCGGGTGCTGCTGGTCGACGACCACCAGGTGGTCCGCCGCGGCCTGCGTACGTTCCTGGAGATCCAGGACGACATAGACGTCGTCGGAGAGGCGTCGGACGGCGCCGAAGGAGTCGCCCAGGCCGAGGAGCTGAAGCCGGACGTCGTCCTGATGGACGTCAAGATGCCCGGCATGGACGGCGTCGAGGCGCTGCGCAAGCTCCGCGAACTGGCCAACCCCGCGCGCGTGCTCATCGTCACCAGCTTCACCGAGCAGCGCACGGTCGTCCCGGCCCTGCGCGCCGGCGCCGCGGGGTACGTGTACAAGGACGTGGACCCGGACGCCCTCGCAGGCGCCATCCGCTCCGTGCACGCCGGGCACGTGCTCCTGCAGCCCGAGGTGGCGGGCGCCCTGCTCTCCCAGGAGGAGACGGGCGGCGGCCAGGGCAGAGGCGGTTCGCTCACCGAGCGCGAGCGCGAGGTCCTCGGTCTGATCGCCGACGGCCGCTCGAACCGCGAGATCGCCCGCGCCCTCGTCCTCTCCGAGAAGACCGTCAAGACACACGTCTCGAACATCCTGATGAAGCTCGACCTGGCCGACCGCACCCAGGCCGCGCTCTGGGCCGTACGCCACGGCGTGACCGGCTGA
- a CDS encoding S-adenosylmethionine:tRNA ribosyltransferase-isomerase, giving the protein MCVPDSLVATVPAEERGPGLGRDAVRLLVSRGTDVAHHAFAELPTLLRAGDLLVVNTSQTLPAAVDGRLGHARVVVHFSTRGEDGRWAVELRDPDGRGTTRARAGGPAGSVVRLPGDVRLVCEEPMATESGRLWWVRVSADVPALLRGHGRPIRYSYTERDQPLSAYQTVFALPSADGAGSAEMPSAGRPFTASVVAELVSRGVQFAPVVLHTGVASQEAHEPPYPELFEVPETSARLINAARAGGGRVVAVGTTAVRAVESAAGPDGVVRAAAGRTELVVTPERGVRVVDGLLTGFHEPEASHLLMLEAVAGRAAIERGYAEAVGRLYLWHEFGDVHLILRDEAPH; this is encoded by the coding sequence CTGTGTGTGCCTGACTCCCTCGTGGCCACGGTGCCCGCCGAGGAGCGGGGCCCGGGTCTGGGCAGGGATGCGGTGCGGTTGCTGGTGTCGCGGGGCACGGATGTCGCGCACCACGCGTTCGCGGAGCTGCCGACGCTGCTGCGGGCCGGGGACCTGCTCGTGGTCAACACGTCGCAGACCCTGCCCGCGGCGGTGGACGGGCGCCTGGGGCACGCGCGCGTGGTGGTGCATTTCTCCACCCGGGGCGAGGACGGGCGGTGGGCGGTGGAGCTGCGCGATCCGGACGGGCGGGGCACCACACGCGCGCGTGCCGGGGGCCCGGCCGGTTCCGTGGTGCGGCTCCCCGGAGACGTACGCCTGGTGTGTGAGGAGCCCATGGCCACGGAGAGCGGGCGTCTGTGGTGGGTGCGGGTGTCGGCCGACGTGCCCGCGCTGTTGCGAGGGCACGGGCGTCCCATTCGTTACTCCTATACAGAGAGGGATCAGCCGCTCTCCGCGTACCAGACCGTGTTCGCGCTGCCGTCGGCGGACGGGGCGGGGAGTGCGGAGATGCCGAGTGCGGGGCGGCCGTTCACGGCGTCCGTCGTGGCGGAGCTGGTGAGCAGGGGGGTGCAGTTCGCGCCGGTCGTGCTGCACACCGGTGTCGCGTCCCAGGAGGCGCACGAGCCGCCGTATCCGGAGCTCTTCGAGGTGCCGGAGACGTCGGCGCGGCTGATCAATGCCGCGCGGGCCGGCGGGGGCCGGGTCGTGGCGGTCGGTACGACGGCGGTGCGCGCCGTGGAGTCCGCGGCGGGGCCGGACGGTGTGGTGCGGGCGGCGGCGGGGCGGACCGAGCTCGTGGTGACTCCGGAGCGCGGGGTGCGTGTGGTGGACGGTCTGCTGACGGGGTTCCATGAGCCGGAGGCGTCGCATCTGCTGATGCTGGAGGCCGTGGCGGGGCGGGCGGCGATCGAGCGGGGTTACGCGGAGGCCGTAGGCCGTCTCTACCTGTGGCACGAGTTCGGGGACGTCCACCTCATCCTCCGGGATGAGGCACCTCACTGA
- a CDS encoding transglycosylase SLT domain-containing protein, producing the protein MSKHSLPGHSRSTVTKTQKLSIAGVATLGAAALAFSLVPGNSEATTQAAGDISPVAFAAGTNAQQAVHASVSKQQSNADKQAKDAAEKAAADKKKADEAKKRADEAAAKKKAEDERKAKEAASRAAARKPVYANNLDGWIRQSLDIMKAKGIPGSYEGLHRNIIRESAGNPQAVNGWDINAINGTPSIGLLQVIQPTFDAYHVDGTSTNIYDPVANITAAANYAADRYGSMDNVNGAY; encoded by the coding sequence ATGTCCAAGCACAGCCTTCCTGGTCATAGTCGCTCGACCGTGACCAAGACCCAGAAGCTCTCGATCGCCGGTGTCGCCACGCTCGGCGCCGCCGCCCTCGCGTTCTCCCTGGTGCCGGGCAACTCCGAGGCCACCACCCAGGCCGCCGGTGACATCTCCCCCGTCGCCTTCGCCGCGGGCACCAACGCGCAGCAGGCCGTCCACGCCAGCGTCTCGAAGCAGCAGTCCAACGCCGACAAGCAGGCCAAGGACGCCGCCGAGAAGGCCGCCGCCGACAAGAAGAAGGCCGACGAGGCCAAGAAGCGCGCCGACGAGGCCGCCGCGAAGAAGAAGGCGGAGGACGAGCGCAAGGCCAAGGAGGCCGCGAGCCGCGCCGCCGCCCGCAAGCCCGTCTACGCCAACAACCTCGACGGCTGGATCCGCCAGTCCCTCGACATCATGAAGGCCAAGGGCATCCCCGGTTCGTACGAGGGTCTGCACCGCAACATCATCCGTGAGTCCGCGGGCAACCCGCAGGCCGTGAACGGCTGGGACATCAACGCCATCAACGGCACCCCGTCGATCGGCCTGCTCCAGGTCATCCAGCCGACGTTCGACGCGTACCACGTCGACGGCACCTCGACGAACATCTACGACCCGGTCGCCAACATCACGGCCGCGGCCAACTACGCCGCCGACCGGTACGGCTCGATGGACAACGTGAACGGCGCCTACTGA
- a CDS encoding FHA domain-containing protein → MPELVLELNGRTWTLDASRPYTLGRDPQGDISLDDARVSWRHATISWSGRSWVIEDHGSTNGTFVQGQRIHQMEIGPGTAVHLGNATDGPLVNVSGGAAAAAVSTPQHAPQQHQQEAPGWAAQTPQQQAPQQQAPYQPQQQGWQQQQPPQQHQAPVHQQHPPQQQHQSHVPQQQGGPSEQYAQKSPGSGGVAGAPPVYGDRSPTTFHQLALGRKMRIGRALENELVVSDLQVSRHHAEFSATPDGRFELHDLGSHNGTYVNGQPIAKSSTVLIGPNDIVGVGHSTFRIVGGQLEEFVDTGDVSFSARHLTVTVDGGKQILKDVSFGVPEKSLIAVIGPSGSGKSTLLKALTGYRPANQGDVLYDNRNLYKQFAELRQRIGLVPQDDILHKELTVKKALKYAAKLRFPADTTEAERESRIDEVLRELKLDIHKEKKVTSLSGGQRKRVSVALELLTKPSLIFLDEPTSGLDPGMDRDVMQLLRGLADDGRTVLVVTHSVAELAICDKLLVMAPGGSVAYFGPPEEALNFFGYSTWADVFSAFENYRDYDWAGRWKGSQHYQMYAADIDAVAAQSVQMPPPQAVKPPKPQGWGSQLWTLIRRYVSVIASDKGFMGLMVILPAVLGIVSVVIPADFGLAPPKPPVKFNADAGTIMLILAVGMCFSGAANSVRELIKERVIYERERATGLSRSAYLMSKVIVLGVITAFQGVIICGIGFAPRELPEEGLLMPPAVEMCLTIIALGFTSMMFGLVISSLVKTSEKTMPLLVMFAIVQVVFTGVLFQVYGSPGLEQFAWLMPSRWAIAGAGSTLDLAHLMPPWDPKKPGDLDPLWEHSVGQWSLNITVLIVLGVICGIAVSRLLRRHEPEVMRK, encoded by the coding sequence GTGCCGGAACTCGTACTGGAATTGAATGGCAGGACCTGGACGCTGGACGCGTCCAGGCCGTACACCCTCGGACGTGATCCGCAGGGGGATATCTCGCTCGACGACGCCAGGGTGTCCTGGCGTCACGCGACGATCAGCTGGAGCGGCCGCAGTTGGGTCATCGAGGACCACGGCAGCACCAATGGCACCTTCGTGCAGGGCCAGCGGATCCATCAGATGGAAATCGGTCCGGGCACGGCCGTGCACCTCGGCAACGCGACCGACGGTCCGCTGGTGAACGTGTCCGGTGGCGCCGCGGCCGCGGCCGTCTCCACGCCGCAGCACGCGCCCCAGCAGCATCAGCAGGAAGCTCCCGGCTGGGCCGCTCAGACCCCGCAGCAGCAGGCACCCCAGCAGCAGGCCCCGTACCAGCCGCAGCAGCAGGGCTGGCAGCAACAGCAGCCGCCGCAGCAGCATCAGGCGCCGGTGCACCAGCAGCACCCGCCTCAGCAGCAGCACCAGTCGCACGTGCCTCAGCAGCAGGGCGGCCCGTCCGAGCAGTACGCACAGAAATCTCCGGGTTCCGGCGGTGTCGCGGGGGCCCCGCCGGTCTACGGCGACCGCAGCCCGACGACGTTCCACCAGCTGGCCCTCGGCCGCAAGATGCGCATCGGCCGTGCGCTCGAGAACGAGCTGGTCGTCTCCGACCTCCAGGTCTCGCGCCACCACGCCGAGTTCTCCGCGACGCCCGACGGCCGCTTCGAGCTGCATGACCTCGGGTCGCACAACGGCACGTACGTCAACGGCCAGCCGATCGCGAAGTCCTCGACCGTCCTGATCGGTCCGAACGACATCGTCGGCGTCGGCCACTCGACCTTCCGCATCGTCGGCGGTCAGCTCGAGGAGTTCGTCGACACCGGTGACGTCTCCTTCTCGGCCCGCCACCTCACGGTCACGGTCGACGGCGGCAAGCAGATCCTCAAGGACGTCTCCTTCGGCGTCCCGGAGAAGTCGCTCATCGCGGTCATCGGCCCCTCCGGTTCCGGCAAGTCCACCCTGCTCAAGGCGCTCACCGGCTACCGGCCCGCCAACCAGGGCGACGTCCTGTACGACAACAGGAACCTGTACAAGCAGTTCGCCGAGCTGCGTCAGCGCATCGGTCTGGTCCCGCAGGACGACATCCTGCACAAGGAGCTGACCGTCAAGAAGGCCCTCAAGTACGCGGCCAAGCTGCGCTTCCCCGCGGACACCACGGAGGCCGAGCGCGAGTCCCGCATCGACGAGGTCCTGCGCGAGCTCAAGCTGGACATCCACAAGGAGAAGAAGGTCACCTCCCTCTCCGGTGGCCAGCGCAAGCGTGTGTCGGTCGCCCTCGAGCTGCTGACCAAGCCCTCGCTGATCTTCCTGGACGAGCCGACCTCCGGCCTCGACCCGGGCATGGACCGCGACGTCATGCAGCTGCTGCGCGGCCTCGCCGACGACGGCCGCACGGTCCTCGTCGTCACGCACTCGGTCGCCGAGCTGGCGATCTGCGACAAGCTCCTGGTGATGGCGCCCGGCGGTTCGGTGGCGTACTTCGGCCCGCCGGAGGAAGCCCTCAACTTCTTCGGCTACAGCACCTGGGCCGACGTCTTCTCCGCCTTCGAGAACTACCGCGACTACGACTGGGCGGGCCGCTGGAAGGGCTCGCAGCACTACCAGATGTACGCCGCGGACATCGACGCCGTCGCCGCGCAGTCCGTACAGATGCCGCCGCCCCAGGCCGTCAAACCGCCGAAGCCACAGGGCTGGGGCTCACAGCTGTGGACCCTGATCCGGCGCTACGTCTCGGTGATCGCCTCCGACAAGGGCTTCATGGGCCTGATGGTGATCCTGCCCGCGGTCCTCGGCATCGTCAGCGTCGTGATCCCGGCCGACTTCGGCCTCGCGCCGCCGAAACCGCCGGTCAAGTTCAACGCGGACGCGGGCACGATCATGCTGATCCTCGCGGTCGGCATGTGCTTCTCGGGCGCGGCCAATTCCGTACGTGAGCTGATCAAGGAACGGGTCATCTACGAACGGGAACGGGCGACCGGCCTGTCCCGCTCGGCGTACCTGATGTCCAAGGTCATCGTTCTCGGCGTGATCACGGCCTTCCAGGGCGTCATCATCTGCGGCATCGGCTTCGCCCCGCGCGAGCTGCCGGAAGAGGGCCTGCTCATGCCCCCGGCCGTGGAGATGTGCCTGACGATCATCGCGCTCGGCTTCACCTCGATGATGTTCGGCCTGGTCATCTCCTCGCTGGTGAAGACCTCCGAGAAGACCATGCCGCTCCTGGTGATGTTCGCGATCGTCCAGGTCGTGTTCACCGGTGTCCTCTTCCAGGTCTACGGCTCGCCGGGCCTGGAGCAGTTCGCCTGGCTGATGCCCTCCCGCTGGGCCATCGCCGGCGCGGGCTCCACGCTCGACCTCGCGCACCTGATGCCGCCGTGGGACCCGAAGAAGCCGGGCGACCTGGATCCGCTGTGGGAGCACTCGGTGGGCCAGTGGAGCCTGAACATCACGGTCCTGATCGTGCTCGGCGTCATCTGCGGCATCGCGGTCTCGCGTCTGCTGCGCCGGCACGAGCCGGAGGTCATGCGCAAGTGA